In Acidobacteriota bacterium, one genomic interval encodes:
- a CDS encoding EthD family reductase, translated as MIKVSILYPNNEGCKFDLDYYTNTHIPMTEARLSAALRGVTIEKGLSSGAPGSQPTYIAAGHLLFDSVEAFQEAIAPHAQELMADIPNYTNVQPVVQISEITVSR; from the coding sequence ATGATTAAAGTCAGCATCCTTTACCCTAACAATGAAGGCTGTAAATTCGATTTGGATTATTACACTAACACCCACATCCCGATGACCGAAGCGCGACTCAGCGCAGCCCTCAGAGGTGTGACCATCGAAAAAGGATTGAGCAGTGGCGCGCCCGGCTCTCAGCCAACTTATATTGCCGCAGGGCATTTGCTCTTCGATTCCGTCGAAGCGTTTCAGGAAGCAATCGCGCCGCACGCGCAGGAACTCATGGCGGACATTCCGAATTACACCAACGTGCAACCCGTCGTGCAGATTAGCGAAATCACCGTTTCGCGTTAA